A window from Mytilus galloprovincialis chromosome 8, xbMytGall1.hap1.1, whole genome shotgun sequence encodes these proteins:
- the LOC143085486 gene encoding uncharacterized protein LOC143085486 isoform X2: MPPNHNNVEIEDVMPSYGCPVKMAQCLLKKRNFFCREWTFSKINHCLENRPTSKTCGALIVGGPGCGKSAVCAELTWPTVSQGKQCLLNQRLIAWHFCQAHDIESLSITSFILNLVNQLSESKQINGYLDIINDPEVQRLLNPVEIEKNPDLVFQQAVLEPLQMLEKPERTVFMIVDSIDECYLQSLGEKNGESRTIAELLANHHHNFPPWLLLVCSARKQSKTVTRMFTGFRKISLDDLRKSHVVRDVQQYILCRLDKEERLRQHLSRDTAEMLNQLHIKSNGCFLYLERVLDGVSENFIMLREIREIPGTLNGLYLWLCQRIFGRKQFTKIQPIINVILASNKPVNSKDLFDCVHIKNTDLTGDKFSKQIESMKKILIEGQNGSKILFHHSFAEWLLDVKHCTQKYLCNASEGHAMLAMRATMSADKLKPLEVQEMALHMLRGNFYDVLQYTNLVQWLMISGADIETSLSVGIPKEQKVTKLLLDAGAKLPSDPDEAETASMHASMIEEVDNEKQPTLDVSVNQVDSNGRTVLHNAAHEGNIQLLTTAIANSADLEAVDKKGQTALILSSRQGHAEIVAILLASKVCVDRTDDDGWTALRSAAWGGHNAVVLLLLGAGAGVDHADTDKRTALRAAAWGGHEEIVIQLLEHQAEVNKADNDGRTALIAAAYMGHAEIVQDLLKNNADVNQEDRDGRTALSVAAVCIRTSEGHEKVVGLLLENGAEVNHQDHDGMTPLLVAACEGHQEVCELLLEWDADIDHADNNGRTPLLAAASMGHSKIVNQLLVWGCAVDTIDSEGRIVLSIAAAQGNVNVVQQLLERGLDEMHRDNAGWSPLHMAAYEGHLEVCNCLIEHCAKVNEVDNDGRHPLILAAQEGHLEVVTSLVENGSTIDHRSHDQKTAFRVAALESHRKVVEYLYEQGANINYKDADGRSTVYMLSLENKVDILQYLLEIGADVESTDLEGRTALHISAWQGHFEIVSLLLKFGAKVNAVDNDNRTSLQSAAWQGHEKVVKLLLENGANVDHTCNQGATALCIAAQEGHEHCVRVLLQYHANPNHADQFGRTPIKVAMKSGHSGICKLLEENGATPMTKSRSNSSTSSNETRPTSTAGSAHTHATVTTGVIVNGNQLNSSPSESPDSTFDRRKSFASNNSSKSSSNMTSSTSQSNQSAPNSNECLTFTQQLQQCSMARHRARPVSRILSPVSEPQSPVQSPNITPSIEVMVHNEHNKLSPITERNLNILAKSPVKFSNMKDKEISATINIITNPNADFSDEPVWQINPQHFISMKNDLEKLKLHQKTNTEQSNVIMGQSALEMRSPEMRRKRNGIVTNPKITKSGAMNGHFNKISNLTGEERIMNGHGPMSISVGPGSNYSGPPRPNGLPLKKETPL, translated from the exons ATGCCTCCTAATCATAATAACGTTGAGATAG aggATGTGATGCCTTCATATGGCTGCCCTGTAAAGATGGCACAGTGTCTCTTGAAGAAAAGGAACTTTTTCTGTAGGGAATGGACTTTCAGTAAAATCAACCATTGCCTAGAAAACAGACCGACATCTAAAACATGTGGGGCTTTGATAGTGGGAGGTCCAGGATGTGGCAAGTCAGCGGTGTGTGCAGAGCTGACATGGCCTACTGTATCACAAGGAAAACAATGTCTTCTCAATCAACGACTCATTGCCTGGCACTTCTGTCAGGCTCATGACATTGAGAGCTTATCCATAACAAGTTTCATCCTTAACCTGGTAAACCAGTTGTCAGAAAGTAAACAAATCAATGGATATTTGGACATCATAAATGATCCTGAAGTACAGAGGCTTCTCAATCCAGTggaaattgagaaaaatcctgacCTAGTCTTCCAGCAAGCTGTCTTAGAACCTTTACAGATGCTTGAAAAACCAGAAAGAACTGTATTTATGATTGTTGATTCCATTGATGAATGTTATCTGCAAAGTTTAGGAGAAAAAAATGGAGAAAGCCGTACAATTGCTGAGCTTCTAGCAAATCATCATCATAACTTTCCACCATGGCTTCTCCTTGTGTGTTCTGCTCGGAAACAAAGTAAAACAGTAACTAGAATGTTTACTGGTTTCAGAAAAATTAGTTTAGATGACCTTCGAAAATCTCATGTTGTTCGTGATGTTCAGCAATACATTCTGTGTCGACTTGATAAAGAGGAGCGACTGAGGCAACATCTAAGTCGTGATACAGCAGAAATGTTGAATCAATTACACATAAAGAGCAATGGATGCTTTCTATACTTAGAACGAGTTCTCGATGGTGTATCTGAGAATTTCATAATGTTACGCGAGATTCGTGAAATTCCAGGAACTTTGAATGGATTATACCTTTGGTTATGTCAGAGGATTTTTGGTCGTAAGCAATTTACCAAAATTCAGCCTATTATCAATGTTATTCTGGCATCCAATAAGCCAGTGAACTCAAAAGATTTGTTTGACTGTGTTCACATAAAAAACACTGATTTAACAGGAGACAAATTTTCAAAGCAAATTGAAAGTATGAAGAAAATTTTGATAGAAGGACAGAATGGAAGTAAGATTTTATTCCACCACAGTTTTGCAGAATGGCTACTTGATGTGAAACATTGCACACAGAAGTACTTGTGTAACGCCTCCGAAGGTCATGCTATGTTAGCAATGAGGGCTACAATGAGTGCTGACAAATTAAAACCACTGGAAGTTCAGGAAATGGCCTTACACATGCTACGTGGAAATTTTTATGATGTGTTACAGTATACTAATTTAGTGCAATGGTTAATGATATCCGGTGCAGATATAGAGACAAGTTTATCAGTAGGGATTCCAAAGGAACAAAAAGTTACAAAACTTCTTTTGGATGCAGGTGCTAAACTTCCTTCAGACCCTGATGAAGCAGAAACTGCTAGCATGCATGCAAGCATGATTGAAGAAGTTGACAACGAGAAGCAGCCTACATTGGATGTGTCTGTAAATCAGGTGGACAGTAATGGACGAACGGTCCTACACAATGCTGCTCACGAAGGAAATATTCAGCTCCTGACAACTGCTATAGCAAATAGTGCAGACTTAGAAGCTGTTGACAAAAAGGGACAGACGGCTTTAATATTATCATCAAGACAAGGTCATGCAGAAATAGTTGCCATATTATTGGCATCCAAAGTTTGTGTTGATCGTACTGATGATGATGGATGGACAGCTTTACGATCAGCTGCCTGGGGTGGACATAATGCTGTTGTCTTATTGTTATTAGGAGCAGGAGCTGGAGTTGACCATGCTGATACAGACAAAAGAACAGCACTGAGAGCAGCAGCTTGGGGTGGCCATGAAGAAATAGTGATACAACTGCTAGAACATCAGGCCGAGGTCAATAAAGCTGATAATGATGGCCGTACAGCTCTTATTGCTGCTGCATACATGGGCCATGCAGAAATAGTACaagatttattaaaaaacaatgcTGATGTCAATCAAGAAGATCGTGATGGTAGAACTGCTCTTTCAGTAGCAGCCGTCTGCATCAGAACTAGTGAAGGTCATGAAAAGGTTGTTGGATTACTTCTAGAGAATGGAGCTGAAGTGAATCACCAAGATCATGATGGTATGACCCCATTGCTTGTTGCTGCATGTGAAGGTCATCAGGAAGTTTGTGAACTTTTGTTAGAATGGGATGCAGATATTGACCATGCTGATAACAATGGTCGTACGCCTCTTCTAGCCGCTGCTTCAATGGGACATTCTAAAATTGTAAATCAGCTGTTAGTTTGGGGATGTGCTGTGGATACGATTGATTCTGAGGGAAGGATTGTTCTTAGTATTGCTGCAGCACAAGGCAATGTCAATGTTGTCCAACAGTTACTTGAACGTGGATTAGATGAAATGCATAGAGATAATGCTGGATGGTCTCCCTTGCACATGGCTGCTTATGAAGGACACTTGGAG GTCTGTAACTGTCTGATAGAACATTGTGCCAAAGTAAATGAAGTTGATAATGATGGACGCCATCCACTCATCCTTGCTGCACAAGAAGGTCATCTTGAGGTTGTTACTTCCCTTGTTGAAAATGGTTCAACAATAGATCACAGGTCACATGACCAAAAAACAGCATTCCGAGTGGCTGCTTTGGAATCTCACAGGAAAGTAGTTGAATATCTGTATGAACAAGGAGCAAACATTAACTACAAAGATGCTGATGGTAGATCGACAGTTTATATGTTATCATTAGAAAACAAAGTAGATATATTGCAATATTTATTGGAAATAGGAGCTGATGTAGAATCAACTGATCTTGAAGGACGTACTGCCCTTCACATTTCTGCATGGCAGGGACATTTCGAAATTGTTTCACTTCTTTTGAAATTTGGTGCAAAAGTAAATGCTGTTGACAATGACAATCGTACTTCATTGCAGTCAGCAGCTTGGCAAGGTCATGAGAAGGTCGTTAAACTTCTTCTTGAAAATGGAGCAAATGTTGATCATACATGTAATCAAGGTGCTACTGCTTTGTGTATTGCTGCACAAGAAGGACATGAACACTGTGTACGTGTATTACTTCAGTATCATGCTAATCCAAACCATGCTGATCAGTTTGGAAGGACACCTATAAAAGTTGCCATGAAATCAGGTCATTCAGGTATTTGTAAATTACTGGAAGAGAATGGTGCAACGCCCATGACAAAGAGCAGAAGCAATTCTTCTACGTCTAGTAATGAGACCAGGCCTACGTCTACTGCTGGCTCTGCACATACACATGCTACAGTCACGACTGGTGTTATTGTCAATGGTAACCAGTTGAATAGTTCACCATCAGAATCTCCTGACTCGACATTCGATAGAAGGAAATCATTTGCGTCTAATAACTCGTCAAAATCTTCAAGTAATATGACATCATCTACTAGCCAAAGTAATCAAAGTGCTCCTAATAGTAACGAATGTCTGACATTTACACAACAACTACAGCAGTGTTCCATGGCTAGGCACCGTGCTCGGCCTGTCAGTAGAATTTTGTCTCCAGTTAGCGAGCCTCAGTCCCCAGTTCAGTCGCCAAATATTACTCCTAGTATTGAGGTTATGGTCCATAATGAACATAATAAACTCTCACCGATTACAGAAAGGAATTTGAACATTTTGGCAAAATCTCCAGTTAAGTTTTCTAACATGAAGGATAAAGAAATTTCTGCCACCATTAATATAATTACAAATCCTAATGCCGATTTCTCTGATGAACCTGTTTGGCAGATTAATCCCCAACATTTCATTAGTATGAAAAATGACTTGGAAAAGTTAAAACTTCACCAAAAAACCAACACTGAGCAGTCAAATGTTATAATGGGACAAAGTGCTTTAGAAATGCGTTCCCCTGAAATGAGACGTAAGAGGAATGGGATTGTTACTAATCCTAAAATAACTAAAAGTGGAGCAATGAATGGACATTTTAACAAGATTTCTAACCTTACTGGCGAGGAAAGGATTATGAATGGTCATGGACCAATGAGTATTAGTGTTGGTCCTGGGTCAAATTATTCTGGACCTCCCAGACCTAATGGGCTTCCTTTAAAGAAAGAGACTCCACTGTAA
- the LOC143085486 gene encoding uncharacterized protein LOC143085486 isoform X1 → MPPNHNNVEIEDVMPSYGCPVKMAQCLLKKRNFFCREWTFSKINHCLENRPTSKTCGALIVGGPGCGKSAVCAELTWPTVSQGKQCLLNQRLIAWHFCQAHDIESLSITSFILNLVNQLSESKQINGYLDIINDPEVQRLLNPVEIEKNPDLVFQQAVLEPLQMLEKPERTVFMIVDSIDECYLQSLGEKNGESRTIAELLANHHHNFPPWLLLVCSARKQSKTVTRMFTGFRKISLDDLRKSHVVRDVQQYILCRLDKEERLRQHLSRDTAEMLNQLHIKSNGCFLYLERVLDGVSENFIMLREIREIPGTLNGLYLWLCQRIFGRKQFTKIQPIINVILASNKPVNSKDLFDCVHIKNTDLTGDKFSKQIESMKKILIEGQNGSKILFHHSFAEWLLDVKHCTQKYLCNASEGHAMLAMRATMSADKLKPLEVQEMALHMLRGNFYDVLQYTNLVQWLMISGADIETSLSVGIPKEQKVTKLLLDAGAKLPSDPDEAETASMHASMIEEVDNEKQPTLDVSVNQVDSNGRTVLHNAAHEGNIQLLTTAIANSADLEAVDKKGQTALILSSRQGHAEIVAILLASKVCVDRTDDDGWTALRSAAWGGHNAVVLLLLGAGAGVDHADTDKRTALRAAAWGGHEEIVIQLLEHQAEVNKADNDGRTALIAAAYMGHAEIVQDLLKNNADVNQEDRDGRTALSVAAVCIRTSEGHEKVVGLLLENGAEVNHQDHDGMTPLLVAACEGHQEVCELLLEWDADIDHADNNGRTPLLAAASMGHSKIVNQLLVWGCAVDTIDSEGRIVLSIAAAQGNVNVVQQLLERGLDEMHRDNAGWSPLHMAAYEGHLEVCNCLIEHCAKVNEVDNDGRHPLILAAQEGHLEVVTSLVENGSTIDHRSHDQKTAFRVAALESHRKVVEYLYEQGANINYKDADGRSTVYMLSLENKVDILQYLLEIGADVESTDLEGRTALHISAWQGHFEIVSLLLKFGAKVNAVDNDNRTSLQSAAWQGHEKVVKLLLENGANVDHTCNQGATALCIAAQEGHEHCVRVLLQYHANPNHADQFGRTPIKVAMKSGHSGICKLLEENGATPMTKSRSNSSTSSNETRPTSTAGSAHTHATVTTGVIVNGNQLNSSPSESPDSTFDRRKSFASNNSSKSSSNMTSSTSQSNQSAPNSNECLTFTQQLQQCSMARHRARPVSRILSPVSEPQSPVQSPNITPSIEVMVHNEHNKLSPITERNLNILAKSPVKFSNMKDKEISATINIITNPNADFSDEPVWQINPQHFISMKNDLEKLKLHQKTNTEQSNVIMGQSALEMRSPEMRRKRNGIVTNPKITKSGAMNGHFNKISNLTGEERIMNGHGPMSISVGPGSNYSGPPRPNGLPLKKETPLY, encoded by the exons ATGCCTCCTAATCATAATAACGTTGAGATAG aggATGTGATGCCTTCATATGGCTGCCCTGTAAAGATGGCACAGTGTCTCTTGAAGAAAAGGAACTTTTTCTGTAGGGAATGGACTTTCAGTAAAATCAACCATTGCCTAGAAAACAGACCGACATCTAAAACATGTGGGGCTTTGATAGTGGGAGGTCCAGGATGTGGCAAGTCAGCGGTGTGTGCAGAGCTGACATGGCCTACTGTATCACAAGGAAAACAATGTCTTCTCAATCAACGACTCATTGCCTGGCACTTCTGTCAGGCTCATGACATTGAGAGCTTATCCATAACAAGTTTCATCCTTAACCTGGTAAACCAGTTGTCAGAAAGTAAACAAATCAATGGATATTTGGACATCATAAATGATCCTGAAGTACAGAGGCTTCTCAATCCAGTggaaattgagaaaaatcctgacCTAGTCTTCCAGCAAGCTGTCTTAGAACCTTTACAGATGCTTGAAAAACCAGAAAGAACTGTATTTATGATTGTTGATTCCATTGATGAATGTTATCTGCAAAGTTTAGGAGAAAAAAATGGAGAAAGCCGTACAATTGCTGAGCTTCTAGCAAATCATCATCATAACTTTCCACCATGGCTTCTCCTTGTGTGTTCTGCTCGGAAACAAAGTAAAACAGTAACTAGAATGTTTACTGGTTTCAGAAAAATTAGTTTAGATGACCTTCGAAAATCTCATGTTGTTCGTGATGTTCAGCAATACATTCTGTGTCGACTTGATAAAGAGGAGCGACTGAGGCAACATCTAAGTCGTGATACAGCAGAAATGTTGAATCAATTACACATAAAGAGCAATGGATGCTTTCTATACTTAGAACGAGTTCTCGATGGTGTATCTGAGAATTTCATAATGTTACGCGAGATTCGTGAAATTCCAGGAACTTTGAATGGATTATACCTTTGGTTATGTCAGAGGATTTTTGGTCGTAAGCAATTTACCAAAATTCAGCCTATTATCAATGTTATTCTGGCATCCAATAAGCCAGTGAACTCAAAAGATTTGTTTGACTGTGTTCACATAAAAAACACTGATTTAACAGGAGACAAATTTTCAAAGCAAATTGAAAGTATGAAGAAAATTTTGATAGAAGGACAGAATGGAAGTAAGATTTTATTCCACCACAGTTTTGCAGAATGGCTACTTGATGTGAAACATTGCACACAGAAGTACTTGTGTAACGCCTCCGAAGGTCATGCTATGTTAGCAATGAGGGCTACAATGAGTGCTGACAAATTAAAACCACTGGAAGTTCAGGAAATGGCCTTACACATGCTACGTGGAAATTTTTATGATGTGTTACAGTATACTAATTTAGTGCAATGGTTAATGATATCCGGTGCAGATATAGAGACAAGTTTATCAGTAGGGATTCCAAAGGAACAAAAAGTTACAAAACTTCTTTTGGATGCAGGTGCTAAACTTCCTTCAGACCCTGATGAAGCAGAAACTGCTAGCATGCATGCAAGCATGATTGAAGAAGTTGACAACGAGAAGCAGCCTACATTGGATGTGTCTGTAAATCAGGTGGACAGTAATGGACGAACGGTCCTACACAATGCTGCTCACGAAGGAAATATTCAGCTCCTGACAACTGCTATAGCAAATAGTGCAGACTTAGAAGCTGTTGACAAAAAGGGACAGACGGCTTTAATATTATCATCAAGACAAGGTCATGCAGAAATAGTTGCCATATTATTGGCATCCAAAGTTTGTGTTGATCGTACTGATGATGATGGATGGACAGCTTTACGATCAGCTGCCTGGGGTGGACATAATGCTGTTGTCTTATTGTTATTAGGAGCAGGAGCTGGAGTTGACCATGCTGATACAGACAAAAGAACAGCACTGAGAGCAGCAGCTTGGGGTGGCCATGAAGAAATAGTGATACAACTGCTAGAACATCAGGCCGAGGTCAATAAAGCTGATAATGATGGCCGTACAGCTCTTATTGCTGCTGCATACATGGGCCATGCAGAAATAGTACaagatttattaaaaaacaatgcTGATGTCAATCAAGAAGATCGTGATGGTAGAACTGCTCTTTCAGTAGCAGCCGTCTGCATCAGAACTAGTGAAGGTCATGAAAAGGTTGTTGGATTACTTCTAGAGAATGGAGCTGAAGTGAATCACCAAGATCATGATGGTATGACCCCATTGCTTGTTGCTGCATGTGAAGGTCATCAGGAAGTTTGTGAACTTTTGTTAGAATGGGATGCAGATATTGACCATGCTGATAACAATGGTCGTACGCCTCTTCTAGCCGCTGCTTCAATGGGACATTCTAAAATTGTAAATCAGCTGTTAGTTTGGGGATGTGCTGTGGATACGATTGATTCTGAGGGAAGGATTGTTCTTAGTATTGCTGCAGCACAAGGCAATGTCAATGTTGTCCAACAGTTACTTGAACGTGGATTAGATGAAATGCATAGAGATAATGCTGGATGGTCTCCCTTGCACATGGCTGCTTATGAAGGACACTTGGAG GTCTGTAACTGTCTGATAGAACATTGTGCCAAAGTAAATGAAGTTGATAATGATGGACGCCATCCACTCATCCTTGCTGCACAAGAAGGTCATCTTGAGGTTGTTACTTCCCTTGTTGAAAATGGTTCAACAATAGATCACAGGTCACATGACCAAAAAACAGCATTCCGAGTGGCTGCTTTGGAATCTCACAGGAAAGTAGTTGAATATCTGTATGAACAAGGAGCAAACATTAACTACAAAGATGCTGATGGTAGATCGACAGTTTATATGTTATCATTAGAAAACAAAGTAGATATATTGCAATATTTATTGGAAATAGGAGCTGATGTAGAATCAACTGATCTTGAAGGACGTACTGCCCTTCACATTTCTGCATGGCAGGGACATTTCGAAATTGTTTCACTTCTTTTGAAATTTGGTGCAAAAGTAAATGCTGTTGACAATGACAATCGTACTTCATTGCAGTCAGCAGCTTGGCAAGGTCATGAGAAGGTCGTTAAACTTCTTCTTGAAAATGGAGCAAATGTTGATCATACATGTAATCAAGGTGCTACTGCTTTGTGTATTGCTGCACAAGAAGGACATGAACACTGTGTACGTGTATTACTTCAGTATCATGCTAATCCAAACCATGCTGATCAGTTTGGAAGGACACCTATAAAAGTTGCCATGAAATCAGGTCATTCAGGTATTTGTAAATTACTGGAAGAGAATGGTGCAACGCCCATGACAAAGAGCAGAAGCAATTCTTCTACGTCTAGTAATGAGACCAGGCCTACGTCTACTGCTGGCTCTGCACATACACATGCTACAGTCACGACTGGTGTTATTGTCAATGGTAACCAGTTGAATAGTTCACCATCAGAATCTCCTGACTCGACATTCGATAGAAGGAAATCATTTGCGTCTAATAACTCGTCAAAATCTTCAAGTAATATGACATCATCTACTAGCCAAAGTAATCAAAGTGCTCCTAATAGTAACGAATGTCTGACATTTACACAACAACTACAGCAGTGTTCCATGGCTAGGCACCGTGCTCGGCCTGTCAGTAGAATTTTGTCTCCAGTTAGCGAGCCTCAGTCCCCAGTTCAGTCGCCAAATATTACTCCTAGTATTGAGGTTATGGTCCATAATGAACATAATAAACTCTCACCGATTACAGAAAGGAATTTGAACATTTTGGCAAAATCTCCAGTTAAGTTTTCTAACATGAAGGATAAAGAAATTTCTGCCACCATTAATATAATTACAAATCCTAATGCCGATTTCTCTGATGAACCTGTTTGGCAGATTAATCCCCAACATTTCATTAGTATGAAAAATGACTTGGAAAAGTTAAAACTTCACCAAAAAACCAACACTGAGCAGTCAAATGTTATAATGGGACAAAGTGCTTTAGAAATGCGTTCCCCTGAAATGAGACGTAAGAGGAATGGGATTGTTACTAATCCTAAAATAACTAAAAGTGGAGCAATGAATGGACATTTTAACAAGATTTCTAACCTTACTGGCGAGGAAAGGATTATGAATGGTCATGGACCAATGAGTATTAGTGTTGGTCCTGGGTCAAATTATTCTGGACCTCCCAGACCTAATGGGCTTCCTTTAAAGAAAGAGACTCCACT GTATTAG